In one window of Micromonospora cathayae DNA:
- a CDS encoding DUF2332 domain-containing protein, with amino-acid sequence MSMDQVAQTLDEEADACTRMAAAGYADLLRRAAADVRAGGPCGTLLKRYAQTPVSGVLPLRLLGGVHALVLAGRAPELARYYPSAGGSCRPGDEDARWAAFRAVVEAEPAALDDWLRRPPQTNEVGRASLLITGLLYAASHLGDLPVRLVELGTSAGLNLRADRFRVEASGFAWGPVDSPVRLPDAWRGPVPDWLPTAGAAYPELTVVERIGCDPQPLDPTDPDDVLALRAYVWPEHTARAARLAGALELAGQVPATVVTAGAADFLAGIEPRPGTLTVVWHSVMRQYVPDEEWARVDAELGRLARADAPVAYLAFEPYPERDLTRSPRCRLLARLGDGPTRILAEGHPHGLPAWLR; translated from the coding sequence ATGTCCATGGACCAGGTGGCACAGACCCTGGACGAGGAGGCCGACGCCTGCACCCGGATGGCCGCCGCCGGCTACGCCGACCTGCTGCGCCGGGCCGCCGCCGACGTCCGCGCCGGCGGGCCGTGCGGCACGCTCCTGAAGAGGTACGCCCAGACGCCGGTCTCCGGCGTGCTGCCGTTGCGCCTGCTCGGCGGGGTGCACGCGCTCGTCCTCGCCGGCCGCGCCCCGGAACTGGCCCGCTACTACCCGAGCGCCGGGGGCAGCTGCCGACCCGGTGACGAGGACGCCCGCTGGGCCGCCTTCCGGGCGGTGGTCGAGGCGGAACCGGCCGCCCTGGACGACTGGCTGCGCCGCCCACCGCAGACCAACGAGGTCGGCCGGGCCAGCCTGCTGATCACCGGTCTGCTGTACGCCGCCAGCCACCTGGGCGACCTGCCGGTACGCCTGGTCGAGCTGGGCACCAGCGCCGGGCTGAACCTGCGCGCCGACCGGTTCCGGGTGGAGGCGTCCGGGTTCGCCTGGGGTCCCGTCGACTCCCCGGTACGCCTCCCCGACGCCTGGCGGGGCCCGGTACCCGACTGGCTGCCGACGGCCGGCGCGGCGTACCCGGAGCTGACCGTGGTGGAGCGGATCGGCTGCGACCCGCAGCCGCTCGACCCCACCGACCCGGACGACGTGCTGGCGCTGCGGGCGTACGTGTGGCCCGAGCACACCGCCCGGGCCGCCCGGCTGGCCGGGGCGCTGGAACTGGCCGGGCAGGTCCCGGCGACGGTGGTCACGGCGGGGGCCGCGGACTTCCTCGCCGGCATCGAGCCGCGCCCCGGGACACTGACCGTCGTCTGGCACTCGGTGATGCGGCAGTACGTACCGGACGAGGAGTGGGCCCGGGTGGACGCCGAACTCGGCCGCCTGGCCCGGGCGGACGCCCCGGTCGCGTACCTGGCGTTCGAGCCGTACCCGGAGCGGGACCTGACCCGTAGCCCCCGCTGCCGGCTGCTGGCCCGACTCGGCGACGGCCCGACCCGGATCCTCGCCGAGGGGCACCCGCACGGCCTGCCCGCCTGGCTCCGGTAG
- a CDS encoding ABC transporter substrate-binding protein has product MRAPRSKAALAAVAAAALAVAGCAESDRGDDSGGSKKDTLVFGVAGDPKVLDPSFASDGESLRVARQVFETLVRPEEGGTKVSPGLAETWTPDATGTTWTFKLRSGVKFHDGTDFNAEAVCVNFNRWYNSKGLMQSPDVTAYWQDVMGGFATNESPDLPPSLFKSCTAKDATTVDLAFTRVSSKIPAALMLPSFSIHSPKALEQYDASNVSGSAEDIKYPPYATEHPTGTGPFKFKSWDVANKTLTLERNEDYAGTKAKLKTLIFKTISDENARKQALRSGDIQGYDLVGPADVEPLKGEGFNVLTRPAFNILYLAINQKGNPKLADLKVRQAIAHALNRQALVDSKLPPGAKVAENFFPDTVEGWNGNVTKYDYNPEKAKQLLAEAGASNLTLRFHYPTEVTRPYMPNPKDIFELLSADLKAVGINVQPIPLKWSPDYLNATTSGAAHDLHFLGWTGDYGDGYNFIGTFFDRPKPEWGFSNPALFEKFKKADTTADIAARTEVYKELNADIMNFLPGVPISHSPPAIVFGKDVTGVKASPLTDERYSTAEFKS; this is encoded by the coding sequence ATGCGTGCACCCAGGTCGAAGGCCGCGCTCGCGGCCGTCGCGGCCGCGGCCCTCGCGGTAGCAGGCTGCGCCGAGAGTGACCGCGGCGACGATTCCGGCGGTAGTAAGAAGGACACCCTCGTCTTCGGCGTTGCCGGAGATCCGAAGGTGCTCGACCCCAGCTTCGCCAGCGACGGTGAGTCGTTGCGTGTGGCGCGGCAGGTCTTCGAGACCCTGGTCCGGCCGGAGGAGGGCGGCACGAAGGTCAGCCCCGGGCTGGCCGAGACCTGGACACCGGACGCCACCGGCACGACCTGGACCTTCAAGCTCCGTTCCGGGGTGAAGTTCCACGACGGCACCGACTTCAACGCCGAGGCTGTCTGCGTCAACTTCAACCGCTGGTACAACTCCAAGGGCCTCATGCAGAGCCCCGACGTGACCGCGTACTGGCAGGACGTCATGGGTGGCTTCGCCACCAACGAGAGCCCGGACCTGCCGCCGAGCCTCTTCAAGTCCTGCACCGCCAAGGACGCCACCACCGTCGACCTGGCCTTCACCCGGGTCTCCAGCAAGATCCCGGCCGCGCTGATGCTGCCGTCGTTCTCCATCCACAGCCCGAAGGCGCTGGAGCAGTACGACGCCAGCAACGTCAGTGGCAGCGCCGAGGACATCAAGTACCCGCCGTACGCGACCGAGCACCCGACCGGTACCGGTCCGTTCAAGTTCAAGTCCTGGGACGTCGCCAACAAGACGCTGACCCTGGAGCGGAACGAGGACTACGCGGGCACCAAGGCCAAGCTGAAGACCCTCATCTTCAAGACCATCTCGGACGAGAACGCGCGCAAGCAGGCGCTGCGTTCCGGCGACATCCAGGGGTACGACCTGGTCGGCCCGGCCGACGTCGAGCCGCTCAAGGGTGAGGGCTTCAACGTCCTGACCCGTCCGGCCTTCAACATCCTCTACCTGGCGATCAACCAGAAGGGGAACCCGAAGCTGGCCGACCTGAAGGTCCGGCAGGCCATCGCGCACGCCCTGAACCGGCAGGCGCTGGTCGACTCCAAGCTGCCCCCGGGCGCCAAGGTCGCCGAGAACTTCTTCCCCGACACCGTCGAGGGCTGGAACGGCAACGTCACCAAGTACGACTACAACCCGGAGAAGGCCAAGCAGTTGCTGGCCGAGGCCGGCGCGTCGAACCTGACCCTGCGGTTCCACTACCCGACCGAGGTCACCCGGCCGTACATGCCGAACCCGAAGGACATCTTCGAGCTGCTCTCGGCGGACCTCAAGGCGGTCGGCATCAACGTCCAGCCGATCCCGCTGAAGTGGAGCCCGGACTACCTCAACGCCACCACCTCGGGCGCCGCGCACGACCTGCACTTCCTCGGTTGGACCGGTGACTACGGCGACGGCTACAACTTCATCGGTACCTTCTTCGACCGGCCGAAGCCCGAGTGGGGCTTCAGCAACCCGGCGCTGTTCGAGAAGTTCAAGAAGGCCGACACCACCGCCGACATCGCGGCCCGCACCGAGGTCTACAAAGAGCTCAACGCGGACATCATGAACTTCCTCCCGGGTGTGCCGATCTCGCACTCGCCGCCGGCGATCGTGTTCGGCAAGGACGTGACGGGCGTCAAGGCGAGCCCGCTCACCGACGAGCGGTACTCCACCGCCGAGTTCAAGTCCTGA
- a CDS encoding YbaB/EbfC family nucleoid-associated protein — MQQILKQAQKMQQQVAKAQAELAEAELTGTAGGGLVTATVSGSGDLKSIRIDPKAVDPEDVETLEDLVVAAVHNAAEAARELTEQKMGPVTGGMGGLGLPGF; from the coding sequence ATGCAGCAGATCCTGAAGCAGGCGCAGAAGATGCAGCAGCAGGTCGCGAAGGCCCAGGCGGAACTGGCCGAGGCGGAGCTGACCGGTACCGCCGGCGGTGGCCTGGTCACCGCCACCGTCTCCGGCTCGGGGGACCTCAAGTCGATCAGGATCGACCCGAAGGCGGTCGACCCGGAGGACGTGGAGACCCTGGAGGACCTGGTGGTCGCGGCCGTGCACAACGCCGCCGAGGCGGCCCGGGAGCTGACCGAGCAGAAGATGGGCCCGGTCACCGGCGGCATGGGTGGCCTCGGCCTGCCCGGGTTCTGA
- a CDS encoding winged helix-turn-helix domain-containing protein has translation MGGSLSGADRERNRPVPPQYAYQRVAEDLTRRIKSGEFPPGSRLPSRAQLCEEYEVSSFVADRVFLILKMNGLTDSLPGAGVYVKESGTAEG, from the coding sequence ATGGGTGGTTCACTCTCAGGTGCCGACCGTGAGAGGAACCGACCAGTGCCACCGCAGTACGCCTATCAACGCGTTGCCGAAGACCTGACCCGGCGAATCAAGTCCGGAGAGTTTCCACCGGGCTCCCGACTGCCCAGCCGCGCTCAGCTTTGTGAGGAGTACGAGGTCTCCAGCTTTGTGGCCGACCGCGTCTTCCTGATCTTGAAGATGAACGGCCTCACCGATTCGCTCCCCGGTGCCGGCGTCTACGTCAAGGAGAGCGGAACGGCCGAGGGGTGA
- a CDS encoding response regulator — translation MTTRVIIVDDQAMVRAGFAALLAAQSDIDVVGEAPDGAQGVDLSRRTRPDVVLMDVRMPEMDGLEAARRLLSPPPGVAHRPRVLMLTTFDIDDYVYEALRAGASGFLLKDAPPADLIAAVRIVASGDALLAPSVTRRLIADFVRQRPVTRGRPALRLKALTERETEVLVLVARGRSNAEIAETLILAEQTVKTHVSRIFTKLDLRDRAQAVVFAYESGLVAPGE, via the coding sequence GTGACGACGCGCGTCATCATCGTCGATGACCAGGCGATGGTACGGGCCGGCTTCGCCGCGCTGCTGGCCGCGCAGAGCGACATCGACGTGGTGGGCGAGGCCCCCGACGGCGCGCAGGGCGTCGACCTCAGCCGGCGCACCCGCCCCGACGTCGTACTGATGGACGTCCGGATGCCCGAGATGGACGGCCTGGAGGCGGCCCGCCGTCTCCTCTCGCCCCCGCCGGGAGTGGCGCACCGGCCGCGCGTGCTGATGCTCACCACGTTCGACATCGACGACTACGTCTACGAGGCGCTACGGGCGGGCGCGAGCGGATTCCTGCTCAAGGACGCGCCACCGGCCGACCTCATCGCGGCGGTACGCATCGTGGCCTCCGGTGACGCGCTGCTCGCCCCTTCGGTGACCCGTCGGCTCATCGCCGACTTCGTCCGGCAGCGTCCGGTGACCCGGGGCCGGCCCGCGCTGCGGCTCAAGGCGCTGACCGAGCGCGAGACCGAGGTACTCGTCCTGGTGGCGCGGGGCCGGTCCAACGCGGAGATCGCGGAGACGCTGATCCTGGCCGAGCAGACGGTGAAGACGCACGTCAGCCGCATCTTCACCAAGCTCGACCTGCGCGACCGCGCCCAGGCGGTGGTGTTCGCGTACGAGTCGGGGCTGGTGGCCCCGGGCGAGTAG
- a CDS encoding DivIVA domain-containing protein, protein MTDLIGRLFGRRAAARHRLADGVPYRSRYCLPLYPAQVRDRRFRCTRLGRRGLDPEDVRRFLDRVALELAAAQEAAERARRETAQVKDALRRWQSEQARIRNHRALYRW, encoded by the coding sequence GTGACAGACCTCATCGGACGACTCTTCGGTCGGCGTGCCGCCGCCCGGCATCGGCTGGCCGACGGCGTTCCCTACCGGTCCCGGTACTGTCTGCCGCTCTACCCGGCGCAGGTCCGCGACCGCAGGTTCCGGTGTACGCGCCTCGGCCGGCGTGGTCTGGACCCGGAGGACGTGCGGCGTTTCCTCGACCGGGTCGCGCTGGAGTTGGCCGCCGCCCAGGAGGCCGCCGAGCGGGCCCGCCGGGAGACCGCACAGGTCAAGGACGCGCTGCGGCGGTGGCAGTCCGAGCAGGCCCGTATCCGTAACCACCGTGCCCTGTACCGGTGGTGA
- a CDS encoding DNA polymerase III subunit gamma and tau yields MALALYRKYRPRTFAEVIGQEHVTEPLSQALRSGRLNHAYLFSGPRGCGKTSSARILARSLNCEQGPTPEPCGQCGSCRSLTSDGAGSIDVIEIDAASHGGVDDARELREKAFFAPANSRFKIYVIDEAHMVSSAGFNALLKLVEEPPEYVKFIFATTEPEKVLGTIKSRTHHYPFRLIPPKTLRPYLEQLCQAEGVTVDPAVFPLVVRAGGGSARDSLSVLDQLIAGAGPEGVSYARAAALLGVTDAGLIDEMCDALAAGDGAAAYATVDRVAEAGHDPRRFASDLLERLRDLIVLQQVPDAAEKGLIDGPADQIERMTAQAQQLGAATLSRCADIVHNGLVEMRGTTAPRLLLELICARMLLPGADDSTGGLLQRLERMERRLTLGVPVAADSAPVAAPAAVRPDPAPAPAPSAPAGSPVPAGERATGPGPERNAGTGSGPGRDATGAPQPAAAEPRRMPPPEAVMPDPVMPAPPRPDAPVAPGTLDAVAVRRVWPDIVAKVNRVKKQAGALMRDAVVRDVDGETLVLTVKSPVLAQMMTSHTTVLADALYEELGGRWQIRYEVAGERGGTPLGGSRPAAASPARPAAPAPARPAATSPAASPAGPERPQPERTGQAQPGQGQPGQAQPGQAQPGQGQPGQEQRRRERPGPAGPAESARAGAGGSTTEEDWPEPARPGGAGGGDASAEPARPGAATGSSDDADGWPEPARPGGAAGTPEPSARSATASPATRPADAAPTARPAGTQAPAGRPAGAQAPAARSAGTSAGGAPVSSGLAAARAAAAGRGTRTETAGRRTADSEFAGEPPYDPDYDGPLRGGGRTAGTPQPAAPSYEGFDPGDEPLDEVIDERTARQSSEEQAVQLLREVFGAEKIDEVDAR; encoded by the coding sequence GTGGCACTGGCGCTCTACCGCAAGTACCGTCCGCGTACCTTCGCGGAGGTCATCGGGCAGGAGCACGTGACCGAGCCGCTGTCGCAGGCGCTGCGGAGTGGTCGGCTCAACCACGCGTACCTCTTCTCCGGGCCGCGTGGCTGCGGCAAGACATCCAGCGCCCGGATCCTGGCCCGCTCGCTCAACTGCGAGCAGGGGCCGACCCCGGAACCCTGCGGGCAATGCGGCTCCTGCCGGTCGCTGACCAGCGACGGCGCGGGCTCGATCGACGTCATCGAGATCGACGCGGCCAGCCACGGTGGCGTGGACGACGCCCGTGAGCTGCGCGAGAAGGCGTTCTTCGCCCCCGCCAACAGCCGCTTCAAGATCTACGTCATCGACGAGGCGCACATGGTCTCGTCGGCCGGCTTCAACGCCCTGCTCAAGCTGGTCGAGGAGCCCCCGGAGTACGTCAAGTTCATCTTCGCCACCACCGAGCCGGAGAAGGTCCTCGGCACGATCAAGTCGCGGACCCACCACTACCCGTTCCGGCTGATCCCGCCGAAGACCCTCCGGCCGTACCTGGAGCAGTTGTGCCAGGCGGAGGGCGTCACCGTCGACCCGGCGGTCTTCCCGCTGGTGGTGCGGGCCGGCGGCGGCAGCGCCCGGGACAGCCTCTCCGTGCTCGACCAGTTGATCGCCGGGGCCGGCCCGGAGGGCGTCAGCTACGCCCGCGCCGCCGCGCTGCTCGGCGTCACCGACGCCGGCCTGATCGACGAGATGTGCGACGCGCTCGCCGCCGGGGACGGCGCGGCGGCGTACGCCACCGTCGACCGGGTCGCCGAGGCCGGGCACGACCCGCGCCGGTTCGCCTCCGACCTGCTGGAACGCCTCCGCGACCTGATCGTGCTCCAGCAGGTCCCGGACGCCGCCGAGAAGGGCCTGATCGACGGCCCGGCCGACCAGATCGAGCGGATGACCGCACAGGCCCAGCAGCTCGGCGCGGCGACGCTGTCCCGCTGCGCCGACATCGTGCACAACGGCCTGGTGGAGATGCGCGGCACCACCGCCCCCCGGCTGCTGCTGGAACTGATCTGCGCCCGGATGCTGCTGCCCGGGGCCGACGACTCGACCGGCGGGCTGCTGCAACGCCTGGAACGGATGGAGCGCCGGCTCACCCTGGGTGTCCCGGTCGCCGCCGACTCCGCGCCGGTCGCCGCCCCGGCAGCGGTACGCCCCGACCCCGCCCCCGCACCGGCACCGTCGGCTCCGGCCGGTTCGCCGGTACCGGCGGGGGAGCGGGCCACCGGGCCGGGACCGGAGCGAAATGCCGGGACCGGGTCGGGACCGGGCCGGGACGCCACTGGCGCACCACAGCCGGCGGCGGCCGAGCCGCGCCGGATGCCGCCGCCGGAGGCGGTGATGCCCGATCCGGTGATGCCCGCCCCGCCCCGTCCCGACGCCCCGGTGGCGCCCGGCACCCTCGACGCGGTGGCGGTACGCCGGGTCTGGCCGGACATCGTCGCCAAGGTCAACCGGGTGAAGAAGCAGGCCGGGGCGCTGATGCGCGACGCGGTGGTCCGCGACGTGGACGGCGAGACCCTGGTGTTGACGGTCAAGTCGCCGGTGCTCGCGCAGATGATGACCAGCCACACCACGGTCCTGGCGGACGCGCTGTACGAGGAACTGGGCGGGCGCTGGCAGATCCGCTACGAGGTGGCGGGTGAGCGGGGCGGTACCCCGCTCGGCGGGTCGCGTCCGGCCGCCGCGTCCCCGGCCCGACCTGCCGCGCCCGCACCGGCCCGCCCGGCGGCGACCTCCCCGGCAGCCTCCCCGGCCGGCCCGGAACGGCCCCAGCCGGAACGGACCGGCCAGGCACAGCCCGGCCAGGGACAGCCCGGTCAGGCACAGCCCGGCCAGGCACAGCCCGGCCAGGGACAGCCCGGCCAGGAGCAGCGGCGTCGCGAGCGGCCCGGTCCGGCCGGTCCGGCGGAGTCCGCCCGTGCCGGTGCCGGCGGGTCGACCACCGAGGAGGACTGGCCGGAGCCGGCCCGACCCGGTGGAGCGGGCGGGGGCGACGCGTCGGCGGAACCGGCCCGGCCCGGCGCGGCCACCGGATCGTCGGACGACGCGGACGGCTGGCCGGAACCGGCCCGGCCCGGTGGGGCCGCCGGGACGCCGGAACCCTCAGCCCGGTCCGCCACCGCATCCCCGGCCACCCGACCCGCCGATGCCGCCCCGACCGCCCGTCCTGCCGGCACCCAGGCTCCGGCCGGCCGTCCTGCGGGTGCCCAGGCTCCGGCGGCCCGATCCGCCGGCACGTCGGCCGGTGGGGCTCCGGTGAGTAGCGGGCTGGCCGCCGCGCGGGCTGCCGCGGCGGGACGCGGGACGCGTACCGAGACGGCGGGCCGCCGGACCGCGGACAGCGAGTTCGCCGGTGAGCCGCCGTACGACCCGGACTACGACGGTCCGCTGCGCGGCGGTGGCCGGACGGCCGGGACGCCGCAGCCGGCCGCCCCGAGCTACGAGGGCTTCGACCCGGGGGACGAGCCGCTCGACGAGGTCATCGACGAGCGGACCGCCCGGCAGTCCAGCGAGGAACAGGCGGTGCAGCTGCTCCGCGAGGTGTTCGGCGCGGAGAAGATCGACGAGGTCGACGCCCGGTAG
- a CDS encoding sensor histidine kinase — protein MTWASGERPQQEARMRALLAGAAHRWVRPLPWAVAFVLSVALLPTTIHVLSADYGLNGGVASGLAVAQTVPLLLAVVRPLQAWYVIFGADVATALLLLAVGFDERLVWPFPPPQIIGYVGLCLALGLREPRRTLLLVWLATAAAGVGLGLVAPGGTGSGTLMVILSGVALLLAGALRERYEVQRRLTEQETISEAERGRRTLLEERARIARELHDVVAHHMSVITVQAGTAAYRLHGLPPDVQEEFASIASTARRSLGEMRRLLGVLRNEETHGELAPQPGLNRIGQLAEATARAGVPVEFTPCDADVPEAHGLAAYRIVQEALANVVRHAPGAPTQVSVTEDGKLLTVLVVNGPSPVPPAAPLEVGDTGHGLVGMRERVRILGGTLDAGPLPDGGFRVAAQLPLDVPLNVPLDGRDLT, from the coding sequence ATGACCTGGGCGTCGGGGGAACGCCCGCAGCAGGAGGCACGCATGCGCGCACTGCTCGCGGGGGCCGCACACCGGTGGGTACGACCGCTGCCGTGGGCCGTGGCGTTCGTGCTGTCCGTCGCCCTGCTGCCCACCACCATCCACGTGCTCAGCGCCGACTACGGCCTGAACGGCGGCGTCGCGAGCGGGCTGGCCGTCGCGCAGACGGTACCGCTGCTGCTCGCCGTCGTCCGCCCGCTGCAAGCCTGGTACGTGATCTTCGGCGCTGACGTGGCCACGGCGCTCCTGCTGCTCGCCGTCGGGTTCGACGAGCGGCTCGTATGGCCGTTCCCGCCCCCGCAGATCATCGGGTACGTCGGCCTCTGCCTCGCCCTCGGCCTGCGCGAGCCGCGCCGGACGCTGCTGCTGGTGTGGCTGGCGACGGCGGCTGCCGGCGTCGGCCTGGGGCTCGTCGCGCCCGGCGGCACGGGCAGCGGCACCCTGATGGTCATTCTCAGCGGCGTCGCGCTCCTGCTCGCCGGGGCGCTCCGCGAACGGTACGAGGTGCAGCGCAGGCTGACCGAGCAGGAGACCATCAGCGAGGCCGAGCGCGGTCGGCGGACGCTGCTGGAGGAACGCGCCCGCATCGCCCGTGAGCTGCACGACGTGGTGGCACACCACATGTCCGTCATCACCGTGCAGGCGGGCACCGCGGCGTACCGCCTGCACGGGTTGCCGCCGGACGTGCAGGAGGAGTTCGCGTCCATCGCGTCGACCGCCCGCCGGTCGCTCGGTGAGATGCGGCGGCTCCTCGGCGTACTGCGGAACGAGGAGACGCACGGCGAACTCGCCCCCCAGCCGGGCCTGAACCGGATCGGGCAGCTGGCGGAGGCGACGGCGCGGGCGGGAGTACCGGTGGAGTTCACCCCCTGCGACGCCGACGTGCCCGAGGCGCACGGGCTGGCCGCGTACCGCATCGTCCAGGAGGCCCTGGCGAACGTCGTGCGGCACGCGCCGGGCGCGCCGACGCAGGTGTCGGTGACGGAGGACGGGAAACTGCTCACCGTGCTCGTCGTCAACGGGCCGTCGCCCGTGCCGCCCGCCGCGCCGCTGGAGGTGGGCGACACCGGGCACGGCCTGGTCGGCATGCGCGAGCGGGTACGGATCCTCGGCGGCACCCTCGACGCGGGACCACTGCCGGACGGCGGGTTCCGGGTGGCCGCCCAACTGCCGCTGGACGTTCCCCTGAACGTTCCCCTGGACGGAAGGGACCTCACGTGA
- a CDS encoding helix-turn-helix domain-containing protein → MVTVAELPIGRRVAHWRARRRMTQQMLADRLGKSKSWVDKVERGVRALDRLSVVREVAEALRVDPTVLLGRSLPPAAEGDTTADSRQVDAVRAALARYDFTPPGRTPHQPTVPVAELRRRVGHAWLTYQHAHYPQLLRVLPGLLRDVQRAHAAQPAHPADLLVQVYRVTSSVLVKLGQADLAWLAADRALAVAAGDPLLAAVAAIPLAQSLRALRGDRLAMAVALAAAHSIAAPNPDDSTAGELSVAGTLLLQAALAAASRGDPSGVHELTGQAAEIADLVGEGHDHHWTGFGRTAVELARVAAAVELGDAADAITRHEKITGQGDRWARLPAERRAAHLVDAARAYLQVGELAAAGRRLVDADRIAPAEIRSRPFVRTVIAAVARGGPATVDVARLAGALGVT, encoded by the coding sequence GTGGTGACCGTCGCCGAGCTGCCGATCGGGCGGCGGGTGGCGCACTGGCGGGCCCGGCGACGCATGACGCAGCAGATGTTGGCCGACCGGCTCGGCAAGTCCAAGAGCTGGGTCGACAAGGTCGAACGGGGAGTCCGCGCCCTGGATCGGCTCTCGGTCGTCCGGGAGGTGGCCGAGGCGCTTCGCGTCGACCCGACGGTGCTGCTCGGCCGGTCCCTGCCGCCCGCAGCCGAGGGGGACACCACCGCCGACAGCCGCCAGGTCGACGCGGTCCGGGCCGCCCTCGCCCGGTACGACTTCACCCCACCCGGACGCACACCCCACCAGCCGACGGTGCCGGTCGCGGAGCTGCGCCGACGGGTGGGGCATGCCTGGTTGACGTACCAGCACGCGCACTATCCGCAACTGCTGCGGGTACTGCCTGGCCTGCTTCGTGACGTGCAGCGCGCCCACGCCGCACAGCCGGCGCACCCGGCGGACCTGCTGGTGCAGGTCTACCGGGTCACCTCGTCGGTGCTGGTCAAGCTCGGGCAGGCCGACCTGGCCTGGCTGGCCGCCGACCGGGCGCTGGCGGTGGCCGCCGGTGATCCACTGCTCGCCGCCGTCGCCGCGATCCCGCTGGCCCAGTCGTTACGGGCTCTCCGAGGGGACCGGCTGGCGATGGCGGTGGCGCTCGCCGCCGCCCACTCGATCGCCGCCCCGAACCCGGACGACAGCACGGCGGGGGAGTTGTCGGTGGCCGGGACGTTGCTGCTCCAGGCAGCATTGGCGGCGGCCAGCCGAGGCGACCCGTCCGGCGTGCACGAACTCACCGGCCAGGCGGCCGAGATCGCCGACCTGGTCGGGGAGGGGCATGACCACCACTGGACGGGCTTCGGCCGTACCGCCGTCGAACTGGCCCGGGTCGCGGCGGCGGTGGAACTCGGTGACGCCGCAGACGCGATCACCCGACACGAGAAGATCACCGGCCAGGGGGATCGGTGGGCACGGCTGCCGGCCGAACGTCGCGCCGCGCACCTGGTCGACGCCGCGCGGGCGTACCTCCAGGTCGGTGAGCTGGCTGCCGCCGGCCGCCGCCTGGTCGACGCCGACCGCATCGCGCCGGCCGAGATCCGGTCCCGGCCATTCGTCCGTACGGTGATCGCCGCCGTGGCGCGCGGCGGACCGGCCACGGTCGACGTGGCGCGCCTGGCCGGCGCCCTGGGGGTGACCTGA
- the recR gene encoding recombination mediator RecR: MYEGAIQDLIDELGRLPGVGPKSAQRIAFHVLSADPADVNRLAGALRKVKELVRFCTSCYNVAESEQCRICRDPRRTDEVLCVVEEPKDVVAIERTGEFRGRYHVLGGAINPLEGIGPDNLRVRELMARLGGGSVRELILATDPNTEGEATATYLALLVKPMGIAVTRLASGLPVGGDLEYADEITLGRAFEGRRAV; encoded by the coding sequence ATGTACGAGGGTGCCATCCAGGACCTGATCGACGAGCTGGGGCGGCTGCCGGGCGTGGGCCCGAAGAGCGCCCAGCGGATCGCGTTCCACGTCCTGTCCGCCGACCCGGCCGACGTCAACCGGCTGGCCGGCGCGTTGCGCAAGGTCAAGGAACTGGTGCGGTTCTGCACCAGTTGCTACAACGTCGCCGAGTCCGAGCAGTGCCGGATCTGCCGGGACCCGCGCCGTACCGACGAGGTGCTCTGTGTGGTCGAGGAGCCCAAGGACGTGGTGGCGATCGAGCGGACCGGTGAGTTCCGGGGCCGGTACCACGTGCTCGGTGGGGCGATCAACCCGCTGGAGGGGATCGGTCCGGACAATCTCCGCGTCCGGGAGTTGATGGCCCGGCTCGGCGGCGGCTCGGTCCGGGAGCTGATCCTGGCCACCGACCCGAACACCGAGGGCGAGGCGACGGCGACGTACCTGGCCCTGCTGGTGAAGCCGATGGGGATCGCGGTGACCCGGCTGGCGTCCGGGCTGCCGGTCGGCGGCGACCTGGAGTACGCCGACGAGATCACCCTGGGCCGCGCGTTCGAGGGCCGGCGCGCGGTCTGA